A segment of the Odoribacter splanchnicus DSM 20712 genome:
CGGTACTATTCAGGACTTCTTTCACCACCGCAGGGACTTCGGAAAACAATACCGGCCATTCTGTATACTGCCAGTTCATCGAGCGATCGAAATAGATTTGTTTAGCTTCGTTGCCGTCCAGCATATTCGCCTGATATGCCCCGTCGGACCATTTCCCGACTTCAGTCAGTAAAGCCTGCCTATAATTTTGAGTAACAAAAGTAAGAATCGTCTGAGGAATATCGTTTCCACTATAATCTTCAACGACTGCCCGGTGCAGATAAGCTTCGGCATCAGCCCAAATCGTCACCTCATTCGCCCCGTTCTCCAATTCCACCGCATACCAATCGGGATAATTTTTCCGTTCGAGCACTTCTGTAGCCGCATCCGGCGTCCATAAAGTAGGAGGATAATCAATGCTATTGGCAATAAAATCTTTTATCGCAGCAGGAACCGAGGTATAAGTGACCGCATATTCTGCCTGCAACCAGATCCCGGAGGTATTGAACCAGGCTTCATATTCACGTCCGTTCAAGGTAAAGTCGGCCTCCCGGAAAACTCCTTTAGATTCCCATTCTACACCGGTAGCACCCGGATATTTAGCCTGAAAAGCCAATTCTACCGCTTTCCCCGGCCTATCGTCATCTTTATCCGAAGCATCGTCCCGGCAAGCAACGAACATACCCGAACCCAAAAATCCAAGTAATACAACTATTAATCTCGTTTTCATATTCTTTCGTTTTTTCTATTCCTTACGAAAAAAGAAAGAAAATGTTCGAGCTTATAAAATCCGATTCGAATACATGTCTTCGAAGTTAGAAAACTTTCCGTTTATTTTCTGTGCTTCTTCTCCTTCGGGATTCAGTTCGAGTGCTTTTTTCAAATCTTCGACAGAACCGTTTTTATCTCCTTTCATCAGTTTTGCCCGTCCCCGCTCACTGTAAGCACGCGCAAATTCCGGTTTCAATTCTATCGCTTCATCGAATAGTTCGATGGCCTTATCCGGTTGTTCACGGGCAATATAAAGCGTTCCCAGTTGCAGATACGCTTGTTCGTTAAAAGGATTCAGCCCGGTCACCACTTCATAATCCTGCTCTGCAGCCTGATCGTCACCCAAAGCTTCATGCAGACGCCCCCGGATCAAAAAAGCGTTTTCTTCTTCGGGCATCAAACCGATCACCTTTTCGATATCCTGTAATCCATCTTTATAATCCCGAGTAGACAGCATCATCTCTGCCCTCAGCAACAATGCTTCGGCAAAATCCTCCTTTATCGTAATCGCCTGAGACAAAGAGACGATCGTTCCCAATACATCGCCAGCAGCTTTTTTAGCCTTCGCAGCCAGATAATAAGCCGAAGCATTGGTTGCATCCAAAGCAATTACCCGGTTACAATCGGCAATGGCCGCTTCATATTTTTCAGCCATAAAATTCAGGTTGGCCCTCATTAACAAGACAGGAATATTATCAGGCTCGATATCGACCAAACGTCCTGCCGTTTCTATCGCTTCTTCCATCCGATCTTCGCGGTTATAGGCCCCGACCAAATGTTCGAGTACTTCCACATCCTCTTTCAATTTCAATGCTTCATTGAAACAACGGATAGCATAAGTATTCTTACCGATCTTCAATGCTTTGATACCATCGTATTTCAATACATCGAAATTGCGGTTCAATTTAGTCTCTTCGGATTCATCTGTTTCTCCGAAGAATAAAGATTTCAGAAAATTAGCCATATCGATTCAGCGTTTAATCACCATTTCATCGACAAAATTAAGCATTTTTATATTTCCTGCCAGCAAAAATAGATTTAATGACAGGGTTCCTTTTGACAAGGTTGTCCGGGCAGCTCCAATTCTAAAGTAGCATGTCCGATGCCGGCCTTCTGTAACCGGCATTTTAGTTCACTTTTTATCTGTTCCATTTCTACCATATCTGCAACGACGATATGCGCAGTCAGAGCAATTTCTGTCGTACTCAACCCCCAGATATGCATGTGATGGAAACTATCCACCCCGGGAGTAGTTGAAATAATCTGCCCGATCCGGTCATAGCTGATTCCCTGAGGCACCCCGTCCAACGACAAACGAAGACTATCGCGCAATAATCCCCAGGTGGAATAGACGATAAAAAGAGCGATCAGTATGCCGGTCAACGGGTCCATCATATACCAGCCGGTATGCTGAATAACAATTCCCGAGACAACTACCCCGACAGAAACCAATGCGTCGGCAGCCATATGCAAATAGGCCCCTTTTACATTCAGATCTTTTTCTTTGTCTTTCACAAACAACCAGGCAGTCAGCGCATTGACCAACACTCCGACTCCGGCTACCCACGCCACGGCATCTCCATCTACCGGACGAGGATGGAATAATTTATCTATACTCTCCCCCAAAATAAATCCGACAGCGACCAACAAAATAACTGCATTCAGCAGAGAAACCAGAATCGTACTTTTCTTATAACCGTAAGTATATCTCAAAGTCGGACTCACTTTAGCCAGACGAAAAGCCAGCATGGCCAATACCAAACTGAACACATCTCCCAGATTATGCCCGGCATCCGAAATCAATCCCAATGAATTATACCAAAAACCGGCAATAAATTCGGCAACGACAAATCCGGCATTTAAAACAATACCTATGACAAAAGCTTTATTCAGCGAAGTAATCCCAAGGGATCGGTGGTCATGATGGTCGTGTGACATATTTTTCGATTTAAATTTGTTTCTTCAAGCCGACTTTTTCCGATGCAAAAGGCGGGTCATCATAAAAGATTGTTTATAAAATATAAACAAGGGCAGCGAAACTCCGATGACCAAAGCAAACAGTACGAATAAAGCCGTCAAGCCATTCCGGAAAATTTCTACGATCAACTGTTGCAACACCAGCGGGTCGTCATTTTTCATAAAACGAATCAGAGCTAAAATTGTTTTATAAGCATACATACCCGGAATCATAGGCAAGAGAGAAGGGAAAGAGAATACCTCGGCCGGACAATGAATCAATTTGGCGAACCACATGCTTCCCATCCCAATCGTAAAAGCAGCGATCAGGGTAGAAGAAGTAAGATCCAAAGGAGTCTGATGGAGAAGGTAGTAGCGACAAGCATGCCCAACCGCTGCCAATAAAGCTGCTATAAAGACCGCTTTTTTCGGAGGATTCGAAATCACAGCAAAACCGATAGCGGCAATTGCAGCTAAAAAACCGTCGAACAAGACCGACAACCCAAATTCAGTATTCATATTTATCATTTCTAAATTACAACACTTCTTTTCCCAGGATCAGCAAAGTCATCGACAACCCTAAGGCAATACATATAATCAAGATAGCGGCATTGATCGCCCTGGAAAAACCGATCAGGACATGCCCTTCCAGGATAT
Coding sequences within it:
- a CDS encoding cation diffusion facilitator family transporter, coding for MSHDHHDHRSLGITSLNKAFVIGIVLNAGFVVAEFIAGFWYNSLGLISDAGHNLGDVFSLVLAMLAFRLAKVSPTLRYTYGYKKSTILVSLLNAVILLVAVGFILGESIDKLFHPRPVDGDAVAWVAGVGVLVNALTAWLFVKDKEKDLNVKGAYLHMAADALVSVGVVVSGIVIQHTGWYMMDPLTGILIALFIVYSTWGLLRDSLRLSLDGVPQGISYDRIGQIISTTPGVDSFHHMHIWGLSTTEIALTAHIVVADMVEMEQIKSELKCRLQKAGIGHATLELELPGQPCQKEPCH
- a CDS encoding PepSY-like domain-containing protein is translated as MKTRLIVVLLGFLGSGMFVACRDDASDKDDDRPGKAVELAFQAKYPGATGVEWESKGVFREADFTLNGREYEAWFNTSGIWLQAEYAVTYTSVPAAIKDFIANSIDYPPTLWTPDAATEVLERKNYPDWYAVELENGANEVTIWADAEAYLHRAVVEDYSGNDIPQTILTFVTQNYRQALLTEVGKWSDGAYQANMLDGNEAKQIYFDRSMNWQYTEWPVLFSEVPAVVKEVLNSTAYENYTVRSVDYRQFPQGDRYHFVLTPKQQPGLDMALDIDLQGNIITQ
- a CDS encoding tetratricopeptide repeat protein, with product MANFLKSLFFGETDESEETKLNRNFDVLKYDGIKALKIGKNTYAIRCFNEALKLKEDVEVLEHLVGAYNREDRMEEAIETAGRLVDIEPDNIPVLLMRANLNFMAEKYEAAIADCNRVIALDATNASAYYLAAKAKKAAGDVLGTIVSLSQAITIKEDFAEALLLRAEMMLSTRDYKDGLQDIEKVIGLMPEEENAFLIRGRLHEALGDDQAAEQDYEVVTGLNPFNEQAYLQLGTLYIAREQPDKAIELFDEAIELKPEFARAYSERGRAKLMKGDKNGSVEDLKKALELNPEGEEAQKINGKFSNFEDMYSNRIL
- a CDS encoding threonine/serine exporter family protein, with the translated sequence MNTEFGLSVLFDGFLAAIAAIGFAVISNPPKKAVFIAALLAAVGHACRYYLLHQTPLDLTSSTLIAAFTIGMGSMWFAKLIHCPAEVFSFPSLLPMIPGMYAYKTILALIRFMKNDDPLVLQQLIVEIFRNGLTALFVLFALVIGVSLPLFIFYKQSFMMTRLLHRKKSA